The Candidatus Desulfofervidus auxilii DNA segment TTATATATATCTATGTGGAATTAGTGATTGCTATAACCTTGAGCTGAAAATAGGAGTAATTGAACTTGGTGGAACGTGCAAAGTATGCATTACCCCTCATTTTTATCTTTCTTGATAATATTAGTTAGTATTAAAGCTATTGTTCCTTCTGCTGGAATAGACTTTGTTGGTATAATTTTCCCCGTACCTATCAGAAATTCGCTATACAGCGGGATAGAGACGTAAGTTTTAGGTACAAAATAAGCTCTTACATTTTTTATTGTATTTTCAGAGAAGGAAAGTTTTACATAAATTTCTACCTCTGGTTCATTTTTAACCTTTAAAAAATCTTCGGCAAATTTGTGACTTATAAAAATATGTTCGGCAAATTTTTCATATATTGGGGGAGCTACTATTTTTATTTCAGAACCGATAGTTTTTCCATACTCTAAATTAAAATTACCACATATTCCCTTAGAGGCTGGAAAGGGTTCATCTATAAATTTCACTTTTAGCTTTATTTCCCTACCAGAATATGCCCCAGGAAGTAAACAAAATTTTTGGATTATATTTTTCGAATTTTGATACTCGTCAAATTTTTCTTTCTTCTCAAATTCCTTTTTAGATAGCAGTTCATCAAACCTTCTTCTTAATTTTTCTCCCAGGTCATTTTCATCTATAAAGGTATCAATAGTATGCCTTTCTCTAAGAATAGCTTTAAAAGCATCAAGTTTTTCATGTTTGTCACCCCAATCAATAAACTCAGGATGAACAACGCCTTCCTTTTCATCAATAAGATATATTAATATTTCTTTATTAAGGTTGTAGGCTCTTTCGTATTCTAATTGTGTAATAGATTTTCCAGTTTCTTTATTTATGCTTCCAAGTCTTAGAGCTATAATTCCTACGTAAATATCAGACACTCCTACCTCAGCCAAAGAAGTTTCCAGGGAGGTTTCTTTTCTTGCCCCAAACTTTTCCATTCCCCTGACGTTTACATTGTATTTCTCTAAAATATCCCAAACCTTTCTTCTATGTTTCTTCAAATCCTCATATGTAGATGAAATAAACACGGTTCTCTGCATAACTATATCTCCAGTATGACACCATATCCTTAAAAATTTTCCACTGCACATTTAACCTAAAGATTGTCATAATTTTGAGTAATGATTAGTGTAACTTTTACTAAGGTTCTTGCAGCAATCATGTACACCACGAATTACATTAGCATTATCTACAAAACGAGCTTGGCCAATGTCATCAAATAGTTCTCGCTTTGTTAAGGAAGACTAATTTTGCTAAGAACACCAGAATGATCCGAAACCCAATCAGGATCAGTGTTAAATACTACAATGCTATCAGCGATGTCGAGCCCCTCACCTTTTACAAAGATATAATCAATTCTTTTAAATTCTTCCTCGCCTGAATAAGGATTACCTAAAACAGCATAAGTACACCCAAGATAGCCTTCTTCGTCAGAACAGCAGGAGTAACAGCCATTAGCTGTGCTATAAGTATCGATAAATCCAAAATCAACTATTTGGTCATAAGCCTCTCTTTCTTCAGTAATGTTTAAATTGATGTTAAAATCACCCCCTAAAATAACAGGATTTTCATCCCACCAAATGGACTTTTCCACCGTTCTTATAAAATCCAAAAGAACCTGAGTTTGTTGTAAACGCTCTGTTGGGTCACAAAAAGCGCACAGATGAGTATTGTAAATATTGATTTTGCCAAAATTTGGAATTTTTATTCTGGACATCATTACCTTTCTTTTTAGTGGAATTTCAAAGCCTTCAAAAGGCTCTTCTGAAACAAAAGGAAGTGTTTTGGAAATAGTGAAGATGATTCTACAGCGGCTTAAAATGGCATTTCCCACTGTAAGGATTCCAGGCAGCCCATTTGCTAGTCGATAGCTAAGATTATATTTCATTCCCTTTTTAGCGAGGAGTCTTTTCAAATCCAAGCTACTGTTAATGGTTCCTGACAGCGGTCCTCCAACGACTTCTTGTAATAGAATAATATCAACTGGGTCTCCTTTTTCTGCCTGTCCTGCTATAAAATTAGTGATATTTTCTAACCTGATTTCCCGATCCTTAACCTCAGAAAATAACAAATTAATGGTTAATACATTCAAATAACCCCTCGCTGTAACATCAGTACACTGAGCTTGCCAAGACCATGCCAAGGAAAAATTTGCTAACAGAACCAATAATGCTATAAAGCTAACAACAAACTTGGTCTTGATAAAATGTTTCATTCAGCACCTCCCTTTTGTTTGATTAACCTAATTCTTATTATAACGATAGATTAATGTCAAATTTAATTTTGAGTGATTTTTAATTGTAAGGAAGGATTAACTAAGGTTCTTTCACAACAGCAATTGGTGTATAGTATATCGTAATCTATAAATATCAATTAAAGGGAAAGGGGTCCGGTCTTGAATTGTGAATTTTGCTCTTGTTTCTTTATTTCATTTTTTATTGCTTTACTTACTGTCAAATAATGAATACCCAGGTAATCTGCAATTTCTTTAAGGCTATAACCATATTCTATGTGGGCAGCGTGTATTTTTTCATTCGTTCTTTTTATTTTTTATCTGGCTAAACATTTCAGAAAGTTTTGGTCTTATGGCAAATCTCTCAATTCTTGGTATTTCTTTCATCTTTTTTTCTCTTGTAGATATACCTTTATCTTTTGAACAAAACTGTCTTATGCCTTGAGAGAGATTTCCCTCTGGGGTTTCTATTAAAAGGTGATACTGATTATGTTATTCCCAGAGAAATAAGTCTAAAATATAAATTTGAGATTTCAGTCTTTAGACAAGGAATCTCTCAACTCTCTTGCTACTTCAACCATATTTCTTAAAGAAGGAATAATTTCTTCCCATTGGCGGGTCTTTAAACCACAATCAGGATTGACCCATAATTGTTGTGGTGCTAACACCTTTAGGCATCGTTTTAAAGTAGCTAATATTTCTTCTTTTTTAGGAATTCTAGGGCTATGAATGTCATAAGTGCCTAATCCGATTCCCTTTTTATAATGGTAGGTCTCAAATATACTAATCACATCTCCCTTACTGCGTGAACATTCAATAGAAATCACATCAGCATCCATGGCATCTATGGCCTCAATAATATCTTTAAATTCAGCATAACACATGTGAGTATGAATTTGTGTTTGTGGTTTAACAGGAGCATTACTTAAACGGAATGCCTTCACTGCCCAATCTAAATAAGATTTTCTTTTTTCCTTTTTCAATGGTAAACCTTCTCTAAATGCAGGCTCATCAATCTGAATAATTTTGATGCCTGCCTTTTCTAAATCTAATACCTCATCTCGCAAGGCTAGGGCAATTTGAAAAGCCACTTCTTTTCTGGGAATATCCTCTCTGACATATGACCAATTTAGTATAGTCACAGGACCCGTTAACATCCCCTTAACTGGCTTTGGGGTCAAACTTTGAGCATAACAGATTTCATTGATGGTCATAGGTTTAGGACGACTCACATCGGCATAAATAATGGGTGGCCTGACACATCTAGAACCATATGACTGCACCCATCCATTCTGGGTAACTAAAAAACCAGTCATTTTTTGAGCAAAATATTCTACCATATCACTTCTTTCAAATTCACCATGCACTAAAACATCTAACCCTAATCCTTCTTGAATTCCTATACAAAAGGCCATTTTCTCTCTAAGAAACTGGCTATATTCTTGCTGGTCAATTTCTCCTCGTTTAAATCTTGCCCTTTTTTGCCTAACATCTTTTGTTTGAGGAAAACTACCAATAGTGGTAGTAGGAAACAAAGGTAGATTTAAAACTTTTTGTTGCTTTAAAAAACGTTTTTCATATGGCTCGGCTCGCTCAAAATCCTCTGATTTTAATTGAGCAATCTTTTCTTTTACTTCTTTCAATGGATGAACCTCAGGACTGCCTGCAAAACTCCCTGCTGGCAATTCTCCCTTCCTTAAGGCTTGGGTCAATATAGCTACTTCTTGCAAGCGTTCTTTTGCAAAGGCCAAAATTTGTTTTACTTCAGAAGACAACTTGGTTTCTAATTCAATGCTAATAGGCAAATGGAGTAAACTGCAACTTGGCTGAACAAATACTGCCTTAGGATGGGCTATGTCTATAATTTCCTTGGCTAAAGCAAAGGCATGCGTTAAATTTGTTCTCCACACATTTCTACCATTGACAATGCCTAGCCCTAGGACTTTTTCTTTGGGAAAACCGTATTTTTTTATATTTTCTAAATTATTATGTGAACGCACAAAGTCTAAACCAATACCCTGCACCGGCAATTTGGCTATTTCAGGATAAAAATCCACGCCTTCAAAATAAGTCTGTAACATAATATTTATGTCAGGAGATGATAGGTTATGATAAATATCTTTAACTACTTTTATCTCTTCACCACTCATCTCTAAAACCAAGGCCGGCTCATCTATCTGCACCCATTTCGCTCCGGCCATAGCCCACTGCTTTAAAACTTCCTTATAAACTTCAAGCAATTTGGGCAATACCCAAAATTTGTCTTTCCCCTCAGGCACCTTGCTCAATGTCAAAAAGGTATAAGGTCCTACAAGAACAGGCTTGGGTTGAATATTAAGGGCAATTGCCTTTTTTATAAGGGTTAAAATGGGATTTCCTAAGAGTTTTGGTGGGGTATCTATCTCTGGCACTAAATAGTGGTAATTGGTGTCAAACCATTTAGTCATCTCTAAAGGGGGAACATTCTTAGCCCCCCTAGCCATAGTAAAATAGAGTTCTAATTCTTTTTTTATTGTTTGTTGGCGAAAACGCTTGGGGATAAAACCAAAGTTAATACTTATATCCAACATATGGTCATAGAGTGAAAAATCTCCTACAGGAATAAAATCAATCCCCGCCTGCTTTTGTGTCTCCCAAATTCTTTCTTGTAAAGAAGTAGCCGTTTGCTTCAACTCCTCATCAGTAACTTTATCCTGCCAATAGCCTTCTAAAGCCTTTTTTAATTCTCTTTTTTCTCCTATCCTAGGATAACCTAAATTGCTGCTCCAAATCTCCAATTTTTCCTCCATTTATGCCTTTTTTATCCCTTCTAAAAGTTCCTCAATAAGTTCTTTTACTGTTACTATTTTATTTGATCGATAGGCATTACTCCCAGCAAAGGCGAAACCTTCTTCCAAATTGCCTTTTTGGGCATTGATTAGGGCCGAAGATATGCAATAAGGTGCCTTACGGGGCACACAAGTCTTTATACAATGGTAAAGACACTTAAAGGGCACCTTTTTCCCTCTTTCTACTTCTTCTAAAAACTTATTTTTAATGGCCCTCCCGGGCATTCCTACTGGGCTTTTGATAAAAACAATGTCTTCTTTTTTAGCCCGGATATGTTCTTTTTTGAATGCTTCTGAGGCATCGCACTCTTCTGTCACCACAAAACGGGTGGCCATCTGCACACCACTTGCCCCTAGATTTAAAAAACGGGCAATATCTTGGCCAGTATAAACACCTCCAGCCACAATTATAGGAATGGGTCTGCCTGCTATTTTTTCATAAGGGTCTACGGCTTTAATTACTTCGTCTAATAATTGCTCAAGCCGATACCGATTATTTACCAAGTCTTTTAAAGAAAAACCTAGGTGACCACCAGCCTTTGGCCCTTCTAAGACAAAGGCATCAGGAAGATAATCATAACTATGTAACCACTTTTTGCATAAAAGTGATGCTGCCCGTCCAGAAGAAATAATAGGTACTAAGGCGGTTTTACTATCAGGGTAATCTTTTTTTATTTTAGGCTGAGTAAGTGGTAATCCTGCTCCAGAAAAAATAATATCTGCTTTGGCTTCCAAAGCAGCCTTTACCAAATCTTCATAATCAGTCATGGCCACCATAATATTGACACCAATAACACCCCCAGGGGCAGCTTGTCGTGCCAAGGCAATTTCCTTTTTTAAGGCCCTTTTATTAGCTGCTTGTGGTCGTTTTGCGAAATCAGGTTCTAAAAAACCTACACAAGCACCAGCAATAATCCCGATAGCCCCTAAACTAGCCACGGCAGCAGCGAGGGAGTGCATAGAGATGCCTACTCCCATACCCCCTTGAATAATAGGAATTTCTACCTCATGTGCACCTATTTTTAATTTTGGAATCTTCATTTTCTCACCTCAAAATTCAGGCTAGTTTTAGCAAAAAAGTAATTTTAATCAAGGGGTAATTTTTTTGAACATTCCCCAAAATTTAGGCGTTAATCTTTAAAAGCATTCCTGCAGGGATGAATTGAGGATTTTTGGCGTTCAATAAGTGGAATAAGAAAATACATCAATTAACTTCACTAATCTATTTAAAAAGCAGGGCTACGTCAAAGCCAGGCCATAAGTAATTTAACAAAAACTAAAAAATCCAAATTTCAAAATCCAAATGTCAAATGAAATC contains these protein-coding regions:
- a CDS encoding endonuclease/exonuclease/phosphatase family protein, with amino-acid sequence MKHFIKTKFVVSFIALLVLLANFSLAWSWQAQCTDVTARGYLNVLTINLLFSEVKDREIRLENITNFIAGQAEKGDPVDIILLQEVVGGPLSGTINSSLDLKRLLAKKGMKYNLSYRLANGLPGILTVGNAILSRCRIIFTISKTLPFVSEEPFEGFEIPLKRKVMMSRIKIPNFGKINIYNTHLCAFCDPTERLQQTQVLLDFIRTVEKSIWWDENPVILGGDFNINLNITEEREAYDQIVDFGFIDTYSTANGCYSCCSDEEGYLGCTYAVLGNPYSGEEEFKRIDYIFVKGEGLDIADSIVVFNTDPDWVSDHSGVLSKISLP
- a CDS encoding DUF4062 domain-containing protein translates to MQRTVFISSTYEDLKKHRRKVWDILEKYNVNVRGMEKFGARKETSLETSLAEVGVSDIYVGIIALRLGSINKETGKSITQLEYERAYNLNKEILIYLIDEKEGVVHPEFIDWGDKHEKLDAFKAILRERHTIDTFIDENDLGEKLRRRFDELLSKKEFEKKEKFDEYQNSKNIIQKFCLLPGAYSGREIKLKVKFIDEPFPASKGICGNFNLEYGKTIGSEIKIVAPPIYEKFAEHIFISHKFAEDFLKVKNEPEVEIYVKLSFSENTIKNVRAYFVPKTYVSIPLYSEFLIGTGKIIPTKSIPAEGTIALILTNIIKKDKNEG
- a CDS encoding NAD(P)H-dependent flavin oxidoreductase — translated: MKIPKLKIGAHEVEIPIIQGGMGVGISMHSLAAAVASLGAIGIIAGACVGFLEPDFAKRPQAANKRALKKEIALARQAAPGGVIGVNIMVAMTDYEDLVKAALEAKADIIFSGAGLPLTQPKIKKDYPDSKTALVPIISSGRAASLLCKKWLHSYDYLPDAFVLEGPKAGGHLGFSLKDLVNNRYRLEQLLDEVIKAVDPYEKIAGRPIPIIVAGGVYTGQDIARFLNLGASGVQMATRFVVTEECDASEAFKKEHIRAKKEDIVFIKSPVGMPGRAIKNKFLEEVERGKKVPFKCLYHCIKTCVPRKAPYCISSALINAQKGNLEEGFAFAGSNAYRSNKIVTVKELIEELLEGIKKA
- the metE gene encoding 5-methyltetrahydropteroyltriglutamate--homocysteine S-methyltransferase encodes the protein MEEKLEIWSSNLGYPRIGEKRELKKALEGYWQDKVTDEELKQTATSLQERIWETQKQAGIDFIPVGDFSLYDHMLDISINFGFIPKRFRQQTIKKELELYFTMARGAKNVPPLEMTKWFDTNYHYLVPEIDTPPKLLGNPILTLIKKAIALNIQPKPVLVGPYTFLTLSKVPEGKDKFWVLPKLLEVYKEVLKQWAMAGAKWVQIDEPALVLEMSGEEIKVVKDIYHNLSSPDINIMLQTYFEGVDFYPEIAKLPVQGIGLDFVRSHNNLENIKKYGFPKEKVLGLGIVNGRNVWRTNLTHAFALAKEIIDIAHPKAVFVQPSCSLLHLPISIELETKLSSEVKQILAFAKERLQEVAILTQALRKGELPAGSFAGSPEVHPLKEVKEKIAQLKSEDFERAEPYEKRFLKQQKVLNLPLFPTTTIGSFPQTKDVRQKRARFKRGEIDQQEYSQFLREKMAFCIGIQEGLGLDVLVHGEFERSDMVEYFAQKMTGFLVTQNGWVQSYGSRCVRPPIIYADVSRPKPMTINEICYAQSLTPKPVKGMLTGPVTILNWSYVREDIPRKEVAFQIALALRDEVLDLEKAGIKIIQIDEPAFREGLPLKKEKRKSYLDWAVKAFRLSNAPVKPQTQIHTHMCYAEFKDIIEAIDAMDADVISIECSRSKGDVISIFETYHYKKGIGLGTYDIHSPRIPKKEEILATLKRCLKVLAPQQLWVNPDCGLKTRQWEEIIPSLRNMVEVARELRDSLSKD